The Daucus carota subsp. sativus chromosome 7, DH1 v3.0, whole genome shotgun sequence genome window below encodes:
- the LOC108204111 gene encoding uncharacterized protein LOC108204111: MVCWSLWNRRNNWVWNHANGSVFGVRNNASHLLIEWKEAQIKENDRRTRDEVGARVWKPPDAGWLKVNIDAAVFLNGNIGVGAVIRDENSCFVAARGKKIAGAWTAREAEAEAIGLKEALSWITDKGYKQCVIETDSSALAAACNGGQGEAFFGTIVMNCIQLLKHVNQVLVVFIYRSANTVAHRLAKAAYSMSDEGEWYVTPPQFLDHVLSLDMI, encoded by the coding sequence ATGGTCTGCTGGAGTCTATGGAACAGGAGAAATAACTGGGTTTGGAACCATGCTAATGGCTCAGTTTTTGGTGTAAGAAATAATGCCAGCCACTTACTTATCGAATGGAAGGAAGCTCAAATCAAAGAAAATGACAGACGTACTCGAGATGAAGTAGGAGCAAGAGTCTGGAAGCCTCCAGATGCAGGATGGTTGAAAGTTAATATAGATGCTGCGGTGTTCCTTAATGGCAACATAGGTGTTGGTGCTGTTATCAGAGATGAAAATTCTTGTTTTGTAGCAGCCAGAGGAAAGAAAATTGCAGGTGCATGGACGGCCAGAGAGGCAGAGGCAGAGGCAATTGGCCTTAAGGAAGCTTTATCGTGGATCACTGACAAGGGGTATAAGCAGTGTGTAATCGAAACAGATTCATCTGCTCTAGCTGCTGCATGTAATGGTGGACAGGGAGAAGCTTTCTTTGGTACCATTGTGATGAATTGTATTCAGTTACTTAAGCACGTAAATCAAGTGCTAGTTGTTTTTATTTATCGCTCTGCGAATACGGTAGCTCATAGGCTTGCCAAAGCTGCCTATTCTATGTCAGACGAAGGGGAGTGGTATGTCACTCCACCTCAGTTCCTTGATCATGTATTGAGTTTGGACATGATTTAA